A genome region from Armatimonadota bacterium includes the following:
- a CDS encoding class I SAM-dependent methyltransferase has product MRSNNPYHRGAGLYELNLALPVISTIRRQEAAAVGKLIARYGDRRHRALEVGPGTGMYTLALAQAFGEVVAVEDSATMAGILGRRLAAAGATNVTVVNDDFMRLPVDGAFDVAVAIGVLDYVAEPAAFVARMCAATREALIITAPQRGLLGACFAAAARLRGIRVYRHHRSAPAAWAPGWRCHVAEVGLHTRLTRGLTLVAALEPRSTS; this is encoded by the coding sequence ATGAGGTCCAACAACCCATACCACCGCGGAGCGGGGTTATACGAGCTGAACCTGGCGCTGCCCGTCATCTCCACCATTCGCCGCCAGGAGGCGGCAGCGGTCGGCAAGCTCATCGCCCGCTACGGCGACCGCCGCCACCGCGCCCTGGAGGTGGGGCCGGGCACGGGGATGTACACCCTGGCGCTGGCGCAAGCGTTCGGCGAGGTGGTGGCGGTCGAGGACTCCGCGACCATGGCCGGGATCCTGGGGCGCCGGCTGGCCGCGGCCGGCGCGACCAACGTCACCGTCGTCAATGATGACTTCATGCGGCTGCCGGTGGACGGCGCTTTCGACGTGGCGGTGGCGATCGGGGTGCTCGACTACGTGGCGGAGCCGGCGGCGTTCGTGGCGCGGATGTGCGCGGCGACGCGGGAGGCGCTGATCATCACGGCGCCGCAGCGGGGGCTGTTGGGCGCGTGCTTCGCCGCCGCGGCGCGATTGCGCGGCATCCGCGTTTACCGCCATCACCGCTCGGCCCCCGCCGCGTGGGCGCCGGGCTGGCGCTGCCACGTCGCCGAGGTCGGGCTCCACACCCGGCTGACGCGGGGTCTCACCCTTGTCGCCGCCCTGGAGCCGCGCTCCACCAGCTAG
- a CDS encoding MFS transporter, translated as MLQHLERTYIALFREYPELLRLGVVAGAGQIAFALVNVYALPMYLIEDLHVSGVALGATSATFLVCEMALKFPMGRLSDRLGRKPFIVLGPLLICLSPTLVARLPLRLWALVFPLRVADGVGAAALWPPLFAMIGDLVRPRSRAAAMSAVNTVYVAAIGVAAALGALVAHAAHSNRFPFYVASGLLLVAAVVGYWGLPRSRPAAVPTAATPAEAAPAPAPYPMFLVLLISLLMTMGALTLASFALPYLKFEFGLSGLGVGGLLAALGVPVLLLGLPLGHAADRWGRTLAVRLSLGASAALMWLVPSCHSLVAFSAVAVLLVLSQILGIPAWLAVVSELAPTNRRGGVMGMVATAEGAGAALGPVLGGLLWDRQHADVFYGAAAILTLAALVAALALRREPAPTVGC; from the coding sequence ATGCTTCAGCACCTGGAACGCACATACATCGCCCTGTTCCGCGAGTACCCGGAGCTGCTGCGCCTGGGGGTGGTGGCCGGGGCCGGCCAGATCGCCTTTGCGCTCGTCAATGTTTACGCCCTGCCCATGTACCTGATCGAGGACCTGCACGTCTCGGGTGTCGCTCTGGGCGCGACCAGCGCGACCTTCCTGGTGTGCGAGATGGCGCTCAAGTTCCCCATGGGCCGACTGTCCGATCGTCTCGGGCGCAAGCCCTTCATCGTGCTCGGCCCGCTGCTGATTTGCCTGAGTCCGACGCTAGTCGCGCGCCTGCCCTTGCGGCTGTGGGCGCTGGTGTTCCCGCTGCGCGTGGCCGACGGCGTGGGCGCGGCGGCGCTGTGGCCGCCGCTGTTCGCCATGATCGGTGACCTCGTGCGCCCGCGCTCACGGGCGGCGGCGATGAGCGCTGTCAACACCGTGTACGTGGCGGCTATCGGCGTCGCCGCCGCGCTCGGCGCGCTTGTGGCCCACGCGGCCCACAGCAACCGTTTCCCGTTCTACGTCGCCAGCGGGCTGCTGTTGGTGGCCGCAGTTGTGGGCTACTGGGGCCTGCCGCGCTCGCGACCCGCCGCCGTGCCGACTGCGGCGACCCCGGCCGAGGCGGCGCCCGCTCCTGCGCCCTACCCCATGTTCCTGGTGCTGTTGATCAGCCTCTTGATGACCATGGGCGCGCTGACGCTGGCGAGCTTTGCGCTTCCCTACCTGAAGTTTGAGTTCGGTCTGAGCGGCCTGGGAGTCGGCGGGCTGCTGGCGGCGCTCGGCGTGCCGGTACTACTGCTAGGGTTGCCGCTGGGGCACGCCGCCGACCGCTGGGGCAGAACGCTGGCTGTGCGCCTATCGCTTGGCGCCTCCGCCGCCTTGATGTGGCTCGTTCCGTCATGTCACTCACTGGTCGCGTTCTCCGCGGTCGCCGTGCTGCTGGTGCTAAGCCAGATCCTGGGCATCCCGGCATGGCTGGCGGTGGTATCGGAATTGGCGCCGACCAACCGCCGCGGCGGCGTCATGGGCATGGTCGCCACCGCTGAGGGCGCCGGCGCCGCGCTGGGGCCGGTGCTGGGCGGCCTGCTTTGGGACCGACAACACGCCGACGTCTTCTATGGCGCCGCGGCCATACTGACACTGGCCGCGTTGGTGGCCGCCCTTGCGCTGCGCCGGGAGCCGGCACCCACAGTCGGCTGCTGA
- a CDS encoding tetratricopeptide repeat protein — protein MHLPSARTIAGLCLVLTVAACARADDYQEGVAAFKANAYPAAVAAFEKVTASAPDSSTGWSWLGLSQLQAGLVREAVTSLSRAVELDPGSADAHNNLGNALLAQGDHAAAAVHYRKALAIAPDMTDARYNLGNARLAAGDLAGAIAEYRAAIAADPKHAATHHNLGVALQRSEDLAGALAEYREAVRLAPRSGKFQLDLGLAARAAGRLQEAESAFETATQADPSSLAAHLNLGQARLAAGEAESAAASLRRAAEIQPRDFAVLYNLGLALLRLQKYDEAVSAYEQALKIKSLDPRALSNLGAAYLAQDQVDDAVAVLQLAVRAAPSFALARQNLAVAYTRQGETEKAVEQWQRMARVAPGSPAPHEALADYYLLRAQDYEAAERHYLELLKLRPDHLGALNNIGLIHYRRGELELAALVFGRALELNPSYPLAHNNLGIVLEAQGKRQEAVRHYRLALAADPGYNDARDNLQRLEPGESGPARG, from the coding sequence ATGCATCTTCCATCAGCGCGAACGATCGCCGGCCTGTGCCTGGTGCTGACGGTGGCGGCCTGTGCGCGCGCTGACGACTACCAGGAGGGCGTGGCCGCGTTCAAGGCCAACGCCTACCCCGCCGCGGTAGCCGCGTTCGAGAAGGTCACCGCGTCGGCCCCGGATTCCTCGACCGGGTGGTCGTGGCTGGGACTGTCACAGCTTCAGGCGGGGCTGGTGAGGGAGGCGGTCACCTCCCTGTCGCGCGCGGTGGAGCTGGACCCCGGCTCCGCCGACGCGCACAACAACCTGGGCAACGCATTGTTGGCGCAGGGCGATCATGCGGCTGCGGCCGTGCACTACCGCAAGGCGTTGGCGATCGCGCCCGACATGACCGACGCGCGCTACAACTTGGGCAACGCGCGCCTGGCGGCGGGCGACCTGGCGGGGGCGATCGCCGAGTACCGCGCTGCGATCGCGGCCGATCCCAAGCACGCCGCCACCCATCACAACCTGGGGGTGGCGCTGCAGCGGAGCGAGGACTTGGCGGGCGCACTGGCGGAGTATCGCGAGGCGGTACGGCTGGCGCCGCGCAGCGGCAAGTTCCAACTTGACCTGGGCCTGGCGGCGCGCGCAGCCGGGCGCTTGCAGGAGGCCGAGTCAGCCTTCGAGACCGCGACGCAGGCGGACCCGTCGTCGCTTGCGGCGCATCTCAACTTGGGCCAGGCGCGACTGGCGGCGGGCGAAGCGGAATCCGCCGCCGCCTCCTTGCGCCGCGCGGCGGAAATCCAGCCCCGGGATTTCGCGGTTCTCTACAACCTCGGGCTCGCGCTTCTGCGCTTGCAGAAGTACGACGAGGCCGTCTCCGCCTATGAGCAGGCGCTCAAGATCAAGTCGCTGGATCCCCGCGCCCTGTCCAATCTGGGCGCGGCCTACCTGGCGCAGGACCAGGTTGACGACGCGGTAGCGGTGCTGCAGTTGGCGGTGCGCGCGGCCCCGTCATTCGCGCTCGCGCGACAGAACCTGGCGGTCGCCTACACGCGCCAGGGGGAGACGGAGAAGGCGGTCGAGCAGTGGCAGCGAATGGCGCGGGTGGCGCCCGGCTCCCCGGCGCCGCACGAGGCGCTGGCCGACTACTACTTACTCCGTGCCCAAGACTACGAGGCGGCCGAGCGCCACTACCTGGAGCTGCTCAAGCTGCGCCCGGACCACCTGGGGGCGCTCAACAACATCGGCCTCATTCACTATCGCCGCGGGGAGCTGGAGCTGGCGGCGCTGGTTTTCGGGCGCGCGCTGGAGTTGAACCCGAGCTACCCCCTGGCGCACAACAACCTGGGCATCGTGCTGGAGGCGCAGGGCAAGCGCCAGGAGGCGGTGCGGCACTACCGGCTGGCGCTGGCGGCGGACCCGGGCTACAACGATGCGCGTGACAACCTGCAGCGGCTGGAGCCGGGCGAGTCCGGCCCGGCAAGAGGCTAG